The following coding sequences lie in one Arabidopsis thaliana chromosome 3, partial sequence genomic window:
- the HDA3 gene encoding histone deacetylase 3 (histone deacetylase 3 (HDA3); FUNCTIONS IN: histone deacetylase activity, zinc ion binding, nucleic acid binding; INVOLVED IN: DNA mediated transformation, polarity specification of adaxial/abaxial axis; LOCATED IN: nucleolus; EXPRESSED IN: 21 plant structures; EXPRESSED DURING: 13 growth stages; CONTAINS InterPro DOMAIN/s: Zinc finger, C2H2-like (InterPro:IPR015880), Zinc finger, C2H2-type (InterPro:IPR007087); BEST Arabidopsis thaliana protein match is: histone deacetylase 2B (TAIR:AT5G22650.1); Has 5980 Blast hits to 4690 proteins in 449 species: Archae - 12; Bacteria - 394; Metazoa - 2639; Fungi - 927; Plants - 442; Viruses - 82; Other Eukaryotes - 1484 (source: NCBI BLink).), with protein sequence MEFWGIEVKSGKPVTVTPEEGILIHVSQASLGECKNKKGEFVPLHVKVGNQNLVLGTLSTENIPQLFCDLVFDKEFELSHTWGKGSVYFVGYKTPNIEPQGYSEEEEEEEEEVPAGNAAKAVAKPKAKPAEVKPAVDDEEDESDSDGMDEDDSDGEDSEEEEPTPKKPASSKKRANETTPKAPVSAKKAKVAVTPQKTDEKKKGGKAANQSPKSASQVSCGSCKKTFNSGNALESHNKAKHAAAK encoded by the exons ATGGAGTTCTGGG GAATTGAAGTTAAATCAGGAAAGCCAGTTACAGTGACTCCTGAAGAAGGCATTCTTATCCACGTTTCTCAG GCATCGCTTGGAGAATGTAAAAACAAGAAGGGAGAGTTTGTGCCTTTACATGTAAAGGTTGGGAACCAGAACTTGGTTCTGGGAACTCTATCGACTGAGAACATCCCTCAGCTTTTCTGTGATTTGGTATTCGACAAGGAGTTTGAGCTTTCTCACACTTGGGGAAAAGGAAGTGTTTACTTTGTTGGATACAAAACTCCCAACATTGAGCCACAAGGCTATTCTG aggaagaagaggaagaagaggaagaagttcCTGCTG GGAATGCTGCCAAGGCTGTAGCTAAACCAAAGGCTAAGCCTGCAGAAGTGAAGCCAgctgttgatgatgaagaggatgaGTCTGATTCTGACGGA atggatgaagatgatTCTGATGGTGAGGAttctgaggaagaagagccTACACCTAAGAAGCCTGCATCAAGCAAGAAGAGAGCTAATGAAACTACCCCTAAAGCACCTGTGTCAGCAAAGAAGGCGAAAGTAGCAGTTACTCCTCAGAAAACAG atgagaagaagaaagggggAAAGGCTGCAAACCAGAGCCCAAAGTCGGCCAGTCAAGTCTCATGTGGTTCATGCAAGAA GACTTTCAACTCAGGGAATGCACTTGAGTCTCACAACAAGGCCAAGCACGCTGCTGCCAAGTGA
- the HDA3 gene encoding histone deacetylase 3 (histone deacetylase 3 (HDA3); CONTAINS InterPro DOMAIN/s: Zinc finger, C2H2-type (InterPro:IPR007087), Nucleoplasmin (InterPro:IPR004301); BEST Arabidopsis thaliana protein match is: histone deacetylase 2B (TAIR:AT5G22650.1).) — translation MEFWGIEVKSGKPVTVTPEEGILIHVSQASLGECKNKKGEFVPLHVKVGNQNLVLGTLSTENIPQLFCDLVFDKEFELSHTWGKGSVYFVGYKTPNIEPQGYSEEEEEEVPAGNAAKAVAKPKAKPAEVKPAVDDEEDESDSDGMDEDDSDGEDSEEEEPTPKKPASSKKRANETTPKAPVSAKKAKVAVTPQKTDEKKKGGKAANQSPKSASQVSCGSCKKTFNSGNALESHNKAKHAAAK, via the exons ATGGAGTTCTGGG GAATTGAAGTTAAATCAGGAAAGCCAGTTACAGTGACTCCTGAAGAAGGCATTCTTATCCACGTTTCTCAG GCATCGCTTGGAGAATGTAAAAACAAGAAGGGAGAGTTTGTGCCTTTACATGTAAAGGTTGGGAACCAGAACTTGGTTCTGGGAACTCTATCGACTGAGAACATCCCTCAGCTTTTCTGTGATTTGGTATTCGACAAGGAGTTTGAGCTTTCTCACACTTGGGGAAAAGGAAGTGTTTACTTTGTTGGATACAAAACTCCCAACATTGAGCCACAAGGCTATTCTG aggaagaagaggaagaagttcCTGCTG GGAATGCTGCCAAGGCTGTAGCTAAACCAAAGGCTAAGCCTGCAGAAGTGAAGCCAgctgttgatgatgaagaggatgaGTCTGATTCTGACGGA atggatgaagatgatTCTGATGGTGAGGAttctgaggaagaagagccTACACCTAAGAAGCCTGCATCAAGCAAGAAGAGAGCTAATGAAACTACCCCTAAAGCACCTGTGTCAGCAAAGAAGGCGAAAGTAGCAGTTACTCCTCAGAAAACAG atgagaagaagaaagggggAAAGGCTGCAAACCAGAGCCCAAAGTCGGCCAGTCAAGTCTCATGTGGTTCATGCAAGAA GACTTTCAACTCAGGGAATGCACTTGAGTCTCACAACAAGGCCAAGCACGCTGCTGCCAAGTGA
- a CDS encoding uncharacterized protein (unknown protein; BEST Arabidopsis thaliana protein match is: unknown protein (TAIR:AT3G46360.1); Has 4 Blast hits to 4 proteins in 2 species: Archae - 0; Bacteria - 0; Metazoa - 0; Fungi - 0; Plants - 4; Viruses - 0; Other Eukaryotes - 0 (source: NCBI BLink).), with product MVVLPQEVSLVGQFATVSCRALVYGACGRCYDRLLAAGPFARPEKPVVHRRVLQSSSLFLWGADSPDCLDGTASLRVTFVILACSLRLDALGILVVGGHRVSSFGGLLKVVASSAMGTASPCPFVFVPVASSPFCFKGANKSKWRYYLR from the exons ATGGTGGTGTTGCCGCAAGAAGTTTCGCTTGTGGGGCAGTTTGCTACTGTCTCATGTCGAGCTCTTGTTTACGGTGCTTGTGGACGGTGCTATGACAGG CTCCTAGCGGCAGGACCTTTCGCTCGGCCTGAGAAACCGGTGGTGCATCGCCGTGTTCTTCAGTCATCGTCGTTGTTTCTTTGGGGTGCGGACTCTCCGGATTGTCTTGATGGGACG GCAAGCCTCAGGGTCACTTTTGTGATCTTGGCTTGTTCGTTGCGGTTAGACGCGTTGGGGATTCTGGTTGTTGGTGGTCATCGTGTCTCCTCCTTTGGTGGGTTGTTGAAGGTGGTAGCTTCTTCAGCCATGGGTACAGCTTCTCCGTGCCCGTTTGTCTTTGTCCCCGTGGCTTCTTCTCCGTTTTGCTTTAAG GGGGCGAATAAGT